One segment of Micromonospora parathelypteridis DNA contains the following:
- a CDS encoding SUKH-4 family immunity protein, giving the protein MSSLTKLDGWESLSPELREQLATVDLPESLRLDEYDIFLLGPDLILRNDMLRFGYATAGLSGEFCLDLDTGAVLIIDENPPPTFVNSSLELFARSLHLVAGLAPAIVGGDPDRWEDAKAEMRQVIEEWDAPAMIEDNYWEFISWEIAAGNYADQSDL; this is encoded by the coding sequence ATGTCTTCACTGACGAAGCTCGACGGGTGGGAGTCGCTGTCGCCGGAGTTGCGGGAACAGCTGGCGACCGTCGACCTGCCGGAATCGCTGCGACTCGACGAGTACGACATTTTTCTGCTCGGCCCGGATTTGATTCTTCGGAATGACATGTTGCGATTCGGTTACGCCACGGCCGGACTGAGCGGCGAATTCTGTCTTGATCTGGACACGGGTGCCGTGCTGATCATCGACGAAAACCCGCCACCGACGTTCGTGAACTCGTCGCTCGAGTTGTTCGCCCGCTCGTTGCACCTCGTGGCTGGCCTTGCGCCCGCGATCGTCGGCGGCGACCCGGACCGCTGGGAAGACGCCAAGGCTGAGATGCGGCAGGTCATCGAGGAGTGGGATGCGCCAGCGATGATCGAGGACAACTACTGGGAATTCATCTCGTGGGAGATCGCTGCCGGCAACTACGCTGACCAATCGGACCTTTAG
- a CDS encoding tyrosine-type recombinase/integrase: protein MEAAAQLAGLRDSRLHDARHTAATVLLILGVAERAVMGIMGWSNSAMAARYQHLTAQVRRDIAQRVGGLLWDSPTEDSKLTP from the coding sequence GTGGAAGCGGCTGCTCAGCTCGCCGGGCTGCGCGATAGCCGACTGCATGACGCCCGGCACACCGCTGCCACGGTGTTGCTGATCCTCGGCGTGGCCGAGCGGGCGGTGATGGGAATCATGGGCTGGTCGAACTCAGCGATGGCGGCCCGGTACCAACACCTCACCGCCCAGGTGCGCCGGGACATCGCCCAGCGCGTTGGAGGGCTGCTGTGGGACAGCCCGACAGAGGACTCGAAATTGACCCCTTGA
- a CDS encoding PHP domain-containing protein yields MTSTRDPIADLRRIAFLLERANEATYRVRAFRSAAKALAGLPAAEVAELAGNGTLTKLAGVGDVTARCVAESLAGEEPVYLRRLVATEGSDLDAEATALRTALRGDCHTHSDWSDGGSPIEEMALAAVELGHEYMVLTDHSPRLKVARGLTADRLRRQLDHVAQVNAALPEGFRILTGIEVDILADGSLDQDDELLARLDVVVGSVHSGLNDERSKMTRRMLTAVANPHLDILGHVTGRMVSSRPAGVTGPGDRGHRARTRAESDFDADAVFAACAEHDTAVEINSRPERQDPPKRLIRRALEAGCRFAIDTDAHAPGQLDWQRFGCERAARCGVPADRVINTWSAEQLVEWTRDRG; encoded by the coding sequence GTGACGAGCACCCGGGATCCCATCGCCGACCTGCGCCGGATCGCGTTCCTGTTGGAGCGGGCGAACGAGGCCACGTATCGGGTACGCGCCTTTCGGTCGGCGGCGAAGGCGCTGGCTGGCCTGCCGGCTGCCGAGGTGGCCGAGCTGGCCGGCAACGGCACGCTCACCAAGCTGGCCGGAGTCGGTGACGTCACGGCCCGCTGCGTGGCGGAGTCGCTGGCCGGTGAGGAGCCGGTCTACCTGCGCCGGCTGGTGGCGACCGAGGGCAGTGATCTGGACGCCGAGGCGACGGCGCTGCGCACCGCCCTGCGAGGTGACTGTCACACCCACTCGGACTGGTCCGACGGTGGCTCGCCCATCGAGGAGATGGCACTGGCGGCGGTGGAGTTGGGCCACGAGTACATGGTGTTGACCGACCACTCGCCCCGGCTGAAGGTGGCCCGGGGGCTGACCGCCGACCGGCTGCGCCGGCAGCTCGACCATGTGGCGCAGGTCAACGCGGCACTGCCGGAGGGTTTCCGGATCCTCACGGGGATCGAGGTGGACATCCTCGCCGACGGCTCGTTGGATCAGGACGATGAGCTGCTGGCCCGGCTGGACGTGGTGGTCGGGTCGGTGCACAGCGGCCTGAACGACGAGCGGTCGAAGATGACCCGACGGATGCTGACCGCGGTCGCCAACCCGCACCTGGACATCCTCGGCCACGTCACCGGCCGGATGGTGTCGTCCCGGCCAGCCGGGGTGACCGGTCCGGGTGACCGGGGGCACCGCGCCCGGACCCGGGCGGAGAGCGACTTCGACGCGGACGCCGTCTTCGCCGCCTGCGCCGAGCACGACACCGCCGTCGAAATCAACTCCCGGCCGGAGCGGCAGGATCCGCCGAAGCGCCTGATCCGCCGCGCGCTGGAAGCTGGCTGCCGGTTCGCCATCGACACGGACGCGCACGCGCCCGGCCAACTCGACTGGCAGCGGTTCGGCTGCGAGCGGGCGGCACGCTGCGGCGTCCCCGCCGACCGCGTGATCAACACCTGGTCGGCGGAGCAACTGGTCGAGTGGACGCGCGACCGCGGCTGA
- a CDS encoding NYN domain-containing protein translates to MIWRWWAYWSAWSGYAAAAFSLLYGGLGLYWWAGGDGFPFAPIDPGHASGSILEGSRVEIVAPIIAAVGLLGAVIALVMTRRARPGRLSVGLVVFGWAMAGGLILIIPDYTLIVLVAFAPLLLVFAFTGVPGDQGGVGDILYWHRTNLIIIFVGGLLWAAATLAYRRRVRAACAHCGRRHGADDGPSRQTLLRWGRWAVVVACLAPLPYEVTRIAWALGFPLGITPDFLRMMQDTPGMLAVGLGCAVASAAGGVLTHGLVGRWGEVYPRWIWFKAGKGVPPALAVVPASIVSVTIIPAGLMFLWTPEARGTWALHLPSLFWIAWGVGLGVATVAYHLRRRGACRRCGRGHVSDDRRDALRLRQLSGDRERDRSGVGTRDGSQGNLHRDDGVPGRRVVADAVREGERGPRDIDDLCVPGSGLA, encoded by the coding sequence ATGATCTGGCGTTGGTGGGCGTACTGGTCGGCGTGGTCCGGGTACGCGGCTGCGGCCTTCTCGCTGCTCTACGGCGGGTTGGGGTTGTACTGGTGGGCCGGTGGGGACGGGTTCCCGTTCGCGCCGATCGACCCGGGCCACGCGTCGGGGTCCATTCTGGAAGGCAGCCGGGTCGAGATCGTGGCACCGATCATCGCCGCAGTCGGGCTGCTCGGCGCGGTCATCGCGCTGGTGATGACGCGCCGAGCCCGGCCCGGTCGTCTGTCCGTGGGGTTGGTCGTCTTCGGGTGGGCGATGGCAGGCGGGCTGATCCTGATCATCCCCGACTACACCCTGATCGTCCTGGTGGCGTTCGCGCCACTGCTGCTGGTCTTCGCCTTCACCGGCGTGCCAGGTGACCAGGGCGGTGTCGGTGACATTCTCTACTGGCACCGGACGAACCTGATCATCATCTTTGTCGGCGGCCTGCTGTGGGCCGCCGCCACCCTCGCCTACCGGCGGCGGGTCCGGGCCGCCTGTGCCCACTGCGGCCGCCGCCACGGGGCCGATGACGGGCCGTCCCGGCAGACGCTGCTGCGTTGGGGCAGGTGGGCCGTCGTGGTCGCCTGCCTCGCCCCGCTGCCCTACGAGGTCACCAGGATCGCCTGGGCCCTCGGCTTTCCACTCGGCATCACGCCGGATTTCCTGCGGATGATGCAGGACACGCCAGGAATGCTCGCGGTCGGGCTGGGCTGCGCGGTGGCGTCAGCGGCGGGCGGCGTGCTCACCCATGGTCTGGTGGGACGGTGGGGTGAGGTGTATCCCCGCTGGATCTGGTTCAAGGCCGGCAAAGGGGTCCCGCCCGCCCTCGCCGTCGTCCCAGCGTCGATCGTCTCGGTAACGATCATCCCGGCCGGGCTGATGTTTCTCTGGACGCCGGAAGCCCGGGGCACCTGGGCTCTTCACCTTCCGAGCCTCTTCTGGATCGCCTGGGGGGTCGGACTGGGCGTCGCCACCGTCGCCTACCACCTGCGCCGGCGCGGAGCCTGCCGCCGCTGCGGCCGGGGCCACGTCAGCGACGACCGACGGGATGCTCTCCGTCTGCGGCAGCTCTCAGGCGACCGAGAACGTGACCGTTCCGGAGTAGGCACCCGCGACGGCAGTCAGGGGAATTTGCACCGAGACGACGGGGTCCCAGGTCGCCGAGTTGTTGCCGATGCCGTTCGTGAGGGTGAACGCGGTCCGCGCGACATTGATGATCTCTGCGTCCCCGGCAGTGGGTTGGCCTGA
- a CDS encoding nucleoside deaminase: protein MRRALEVAVTGPADSAGAGALAIDDIPVGAVLYGPDGAELAIGRNERELTGDPTAHAEVLALRRGAERTGRWRLDGCTLVVTLEPCTMCAGALVLARVSTVVFGAWEPKTGAAGSLWDVLRDRRLNHRPEVYGGVLEAETAAVLRAFFR from the coding sequence ATGCGGCGCGCGTTGGAGGTCGCCGTCACGGGCCCTGCCGACTCGGCCGGTGCCGGGGCTTTGGCGATCGATGACATCCCGGTTGGCGCGGTCCTCTACGGGCCGGACGGCGCCGAGTTGGCCATCGGGCGCAACGAGCGGGAGTTGACCGGCGACCCCACCGCTCACGCCGAGGTGCTGGCCCTGCGGCGGGGTGCCGAACGGACCGGCCGGTGGCGGCTCGACGGCTGCACCCTGGTGGTCACCCTCGAACCGTGCACCATGTGCGCGGGGGCCCTGGTGCTTGCCCGGGTCTCCACCGTCGTGTTCGGCGCGTGGGAGCCCAAGACCGGCGCGGCCGGATCACTCTGGGACGTGCTGCGTGACCGTCGCCTCAACCACCGCCCCGAGGTCTACGGCGGGGTGCTGGAGGCCGAAACCGCAGCCGTTCTGCGCGCCTTCTTCCGCTGA
- the deoD gene encoding purine-nucleoside phosphorylase, with the protein MSTHIGAKPGEIAERVLMPGDPLRAKWIAETYLEGATCYSTVRGMLGFTGRWNGVEVSVQGSGMGMPSASIYAHELINEYGVKTLIRVGSCGALSTDLQLRDVVAAIGSSTDSNMNRMRFDGLIDYAPVADFGLLRTSVEVAERRGINMHVGPILAADAFYTDRPDLYDTLADYGVLAVEMESAALYTIAARFKARALTVLTVSDHIKTGEKTTSEEREQTFSQMVEIALDTIIA; encoded by the coding sequence ATGAGTACGCACATCGGCGCGAAGCCGGGCGAGATCGCCGAGCGGGTCCTGATGCCGGGCGACCCACTGCGGGCCAAGTGGATCGCGGAAACCTACCTCGAGGGCGCCACCTGCTACTCGACGGTTCGGGGCATGCTGGGCTTCACCGGCCGCTGGAACGGTGTCGAGGTCTCGGTCCAAGGCTCCGGCATGGGCATGCCGTCCGCCTCCATCTACGCCCACGAGTTGATCAACGAGTACGGCGTGAAGACGCTGATCCGGGTCGGCTCCTGCGGCGCCCTCAGCACCGACCTCCAACTGCGCGACGTGGTGGCCGCGATCGGGTCGTCCACCGACTCGAACATGAACCGGATGCGCTTCGACGGGTTGATCGACTACGCGCCGGTGGCCGATTTCGGGCTGCTGCGTACGTCGGTGGAGGTGGCCGAGCGGCGCGGCATCAACATGCATGTCGGCCCGATTCTGGCGGCGGACGCCTTCTACACCGACCGGCCGGACCTCTACGACACCCTCGCCGACTATGGGGTGCTGGCGGTGGAGATGGAGTCGGCGGCGCTCTACACGATCGCCGCACGGTTCAAGGCCCGTGCGCTGACCGTGCTGACCGTCAGCGACCACATCAAGACCGGCGAGAAGACCACGTCGGAGGAGCGGGAGCAGACCTTCAGCCAGATGGTCGAGATCGCTCTCGACACGATCATCGCCTGA
- a CDS encoding tRNA adenosine deaminase-associated protein translates to MSYFAAAVVRDDSGWTAAEVSLRGATDIDEVADRLRDVDQEADVSLLFVEADDAYLVVLRLDEGEDLRVFGSDSAYAEESQLGSLLVGDLKTSVTGLDGDEEPRPATTGDEESEQPVVDPEADPVGDADLLANLGISAQKLLTLCTHEGMLPADVTAEICQVLGCADEVEELREV, encoded by the coding sequence GTGTCGTACTTCGCTGCGGCCGTTGTGCGCGACGACAGTGGCTGGACCGCCGCCGAGGTCAGCCTGCGTGGCGCCACTGACATCGACGAGGTCGCAGACCGGCTGCGTGACGTCGACCAGGAAGCCGACGTGTCGCTGCTCTTCGTCGAGGCCGACGACGCGTACCTGGTGGTGCTGCGCCTCGACGAGGGTGAGGACCTGCGGGTGTTCGGTTCGGACTCCGCGTACGCCGAGGAGTCCCAGCTGGGTTCGCTGCTGGTCGGTGACCTGAAGACCTCGGTCACCGGGCTCGACGGCGACGAGGAGCCACGCCCGGCGACCACCGGTGACGAGGAGAGCGAGCAGCCCGTCGTCGACCCGGAGGCGGACCCGGTCGGTGACGCCGATCTGCTGGCCAACCTGGGCATCTCCGCGCAGAAGCTGCTGACCCTCTGCACCCACGAGGGGATGCTGCCGGCGGACGTCACCGCCGAGATCTGCCAGGTGCTCGGCTGCGCCGACGAGGTCGAGGAGCTGCGTGAGGTCTGA
- a CDS encoding DEAD/DEAH box helicase: MQTAVRRLADGFLRAGSVKALAEALSQAQNAGPAQRIYPNRVHGMLSDDPARSVNSATLEAIEQGLDTVERTIPARPGNPEGAIRKALAAAHAGTGDGEAAVGRVVKELGVPAAVVRLVAETGQPAEVDPPGSISASSPDWSWQEDAIAASLKSLRKNPTSKVGLVVPTGGGKTRIALRLILTWLSERPQPDRVVLWVTHRRGLRLQARRTLQQLLRDPVHAPEGAASLFAERIRFVMVGDLSKAMAEFGEQIGLVVIDEAHHAAAPSYEPIFADAVAPALFLTATPNRSDDLPIGIDEIAYTITYRELFARGCVIEPVFDPPLDLTALDWSASDGLRDLADYLLERTEEDFGKVLVAVSLQDRARTLYEAVSDLLDERPTHPLSGEDVGYVHGAGNSAGARDSADFLDEFKARPKGILIATSQLIGEGYDDPSIDAVVVTYPSTSIGHLMQVAGRALRWAPGKRTAHVVQVRESNLEYHFDQRWLYQDISDRLRPDLVDMTYGTAPDLRDHVDELLERHNVAAPTRQRVLAQLDQLEPGEDLHLMLTGIPHYGTADEFAEQSVWGAVLIDAVERQRFIRVFNDVSARNEDIKEHGQYLCAFVSPDSRSGSLWKSYVDLIVAAEYARKEITQTPYYGQELRPYRPGRSTTWLRYITLKFAPTLPLNLERFLRDAVNREAIAAAYLEDAQRWAAAARIELPLVGAEAFLLDQQQAEWLRLQLEVLVGHLQRAAPEAGFAEIAAWQNALISAPLPLKIIEQVGQFFRPERFESQYLNLADHGRG; encoded by the coding sequence GTGCAGACCGCGGTGCGTCGCCTGGCCGATGGCTTTTTGCGTGCAGGCAGCGTGAAGGCACTCGCCGAGGCACTATCGCAGGCTCAGAACGCGGGCCCGGCGCAGCGCATCTACCCGAACCGTGTGCACGGGATGCTGTCCGATGATCCGGCCCGTAGCGTCAACTCGGCGACGTTGGAGGCGATCGAACAGGGCCTCGACACCGTCGAGCGGACCATCCCGGCCCGTCCGGGGAACCCCGAGGGTGCCATCCGCAAGGCCCTCGCAGCGGCCCACGCCGGTACGGGGGACGGCGAGGCTGCCGTAGGCCGAGTCGTCAAAGAACTCGGAGTCCCGGCGGCGGTAGTTCGACTGGTTGCCGAGACCGGCCAACCGGCGGAGGTTGACCCGCCCGGTTCGATTTCCGCGAGCAGTCCCGACTGGTCGTGGCAGGAAGACGCAATCGCGGCGTCGCTCAAGTCCTTGCGCAAGAACCCCACTTCAAAGGTTGGACTTGTCGTTCCGACCGGCGGCGGCAAAACACGCATTGCCCTCCGCCTGATTCTCACGTGGCTGTCGGAGAGACCGCAGCCTGACCGGGTCGTTCTCTGGGTCACGCATCGCCGTGGCCTACGACTGCAGGCCAGACGTACGCTACAGCAACTGCTGCGCGACCCCGTCCACGCACCGGAGGGGGCGGCGTCCCTATTCGCCGAGCGCATCCGGTTCGTGATGGTCGGCGATCTCTCAAAGGCGATGGCTGAGTTCGGCGAGCAGATCGGGCTGGTCGTGATCGACGAGGCCCACCACGCGGCTGCGCCCTCGTACGAGCCGATCTTTGCTGACGCCGTAGCCCCGGCCCTGTTCCTCACCGCAACACCGAACCGCTCGGACGACCTACCAATCGGTATCGACGAAATCGCCTACACCATCACCTACCGGGAACTCTTCGCACGCGGGTGCGTGATTGAGCCCGTCTTCGATCCGCCGCTCGATCTCACGGCTCTGGACTGGTCAGCATCCGATGGTCTTCGCGACTTGGCCGATTACCTTCTTGAGCGCACGGAGGAGGACTTCGGCAAGGTGCTCGTCGCGGTCTCACTGCAGGACCGCGCCCGCACCCTCTACGAGGCGGTGTCCGACCTCCTTGACGAACGGCCCACCCACCCCTTGTCCGGTGAAGACGTCGGCTACGTACATGGCGCGGGCAACAGCGCAGGGGCGCGAGACTCGGCGGACTTCCTCGACGAGTTCAAAGCACGCCCAAAGGGCATCCTGATCGCGACCAGCCAACTGATCGGCGAGGGCTACGACGATCCCTCTATCGACGCCGTCGTTGTTACCTATCCGTCGACCAGCATTGGCCACCTGATGCAGGTAGCCGGCCGCGCCCTCCGCTGGGCGCCCGGCAAGCGCACCGCGCACGTAGTCCAGGTCCGCGAGTCGAACCTTGAATACCACTTTGATCAGCGTTGGCTGTATCAGGACATCTCCGACCGGCTCCGCCCTGACCTGGTTGACATGACCTATGGGACGGCACCCGATCTGCGGGACCACGTCGACGAGCTTCTCGAACGGCACAACGTCGCCGCGCCTACCCGGCAACGCGTGCTCGCTCAGCTTGACCAGCTCGAGCCCGGAGAAGATCTACATCTGATGCTCACCGGTATACCGCACTATGGCACAGCGGATGAATTCGCAGAGCAGAGCGTATGGGGCGCCGTCCTGATAGACGCCGTAGAGCGGCAGCGGTTCATACGAGTGTTCAACGACGTGTCGGCGCGGAATGAAGACATAAAGGAGCATGGCCAGTACCTGTGCGCCTTTGTGTCGCCCGACAGCAGGTCGGGCAGTTTGTGGAAATCCTACGTCGACTTAATCGTCGCGGCAGAGTACGCCCGCAAGGAAATCACCCAAACCCCATACTACGGACAGGAGTTGCGTCCATACCGACCTGGGCGCAGTACCACCTGGCTGCGCTACATAACCCTTAAGTTCGCCCCGACGCTGCCGCTCAACCTCGAACGATTCCTCCGCGATGCCGTCAACCGCGAGGCCATCGCCGCGGCATACCTCGAGGACGCGCAACGATGGGCAGCGGCGGCACGGATCGAACTTCCCCTGGTCGGCGCAGAGGCATTCCTCCTCGACCAGCAGCAGGCCGAGTGGCTTCGCCTGCAACTGGAAGTTCTGGTAGGCCACCTTCAAAGGGCTGCGCCAGAGGCTGGGTTCGCGGAGATCGCGGCCTGGCAGAATGCGCTCATATCCGCTCCACTCCCGCTAAAGATCATCGAGCAGGTTGGGCAGTTTTTCCGGCCAGAACGATTCGAGTCCCAGTACCTCAACCTGGCCGACCACGGAAGGGGGTAG
- a CDS encoding M23 family metallopeptidase, whose protein sequence is MLLLAPVLAAGCATTRPGAPADGAAPTPPAVWATADQPVSPSATPTAPVPARPAPSSARPSAPLPRTGLRHVFPVRADNVDYHPTHGAYPATDLFADCGEPFVAVTDGKVLEVSRVDRYTKRGPQGPENGGLSVSLLGDDGVRYYGSHLSVVSSGVDAGVRVRAGQQLGKVGRTGNANNVCHVHFGISPPCPGKDGWWIRRGVLWPARYLDSWRNGGNREPAAEVVTWQRKNGCPKAP, encoded by the coding sequence ATGCTGCTGCTCGCCCCGGTGCTGGCCGCGGGCTGCGCGACCACCCGGCCAGGCGCGCCGGCCGACGGCGCGGCACCGACGCCGCCGGCGGTCTGGGCGACCGCCGACCAGCCGGTGTCGCCGTCGGCCACGCCGACGGCGCCCGTTCCAGCCCGCCCGGCGCCGTCGTCGGCCAGACCGTCGGCGCCGCTACCTCGCACGGGCCTGCGGCACGTCTTTCCGGTACGCGCCGACAACGTGGACTATCACCCGACGCACGGGGCATACCCCGCCACGGATCTCTTCGCCGACTGCGGTGAGCCGTTTGTCGCGGTGACCGACGGGAAGGTGCTGGAGGTGAGTCGCGTCGACAGGTACACGAAGCGTGGGCCGCAGGGCCCGGAGAACGGCGGCCTGTCGGTCTCCCTGCTCGGCGACGACGGGGTGCGTTACTACGGCTCGCACCTGAGCGTCGTGTCCAGCGGTGTCGACGCCGGGGTCCGCGTCCGCGCCGGGCAGCAGCTCGGCAAGGTGGGGCGCACCGGCAACGCCAACAACGTCTGCCATGTGCACTTCGGCATCTCGCCGCCGTGTCCGGGCAAGGACGGCTGGTGGATCCGGCGCGGGGTGCTCTGGCCGGCCCGTTACCTGGATTCCTGGCGGAACGGCGGCAATCGGGAACCAGCCGCCGAGGTCGTCACGTGGCAACGCAAAAACGGCTGCCCGAAGGCGCCCTGA
- a CDS encoding TetR/AcrR family transcriptional regulator C-terminal domain-containing protein produces the protein MTELDESTPPYLRIVGELRRRITAGELSPGDRVPSTRQIVREWGVAMATASRALTLLRQEELVRAVPGVGMVVTGPESTPAGRGARVDARQRPARGVTRDQVVRTATEIADAEGLPGLSMRRIATELDVPTMSLYRQVRGKEQLLLLMADAAFAAHRLPRTFPVGWRAQLELLCRLQWSIYRRHPWLAQVISVTRPLMAPHAVAHTEWALRALAGHGLDEHDLLHLVAVLANHVRGTAVNLQQGAEAEQDTGLTDDEWMVAHAEVLAGLLTAGEFPHLARLSRSEIDLNVDSLFEFGLERLLDGVAELLEQ, from the coding sequence GTGACCGAATTGGACGAGTCCACTCCTCCCTATCTGCGCATCGTCGGGGAGTTGCGGCGGCGCATCACGGCGGGCGAGTTGAGCCCCGGCGACCGGGTGCCGTCCACCCGCCAGATCGTCCGGGAGTGGGGGGTCGCCATGGCGACCGCCAGCCGGGCACTCACCCTGCTCCGGCAGGAGGAGTTGGTCCGGGCGGTGCCCGGAGTCGGGATGGTGGTGACCGGCCCGGAGTCGACGCCGGCCGGTCGGGGCGCGCGGGTCGACGCGCGTCAGCGGCCCGCCCGGGGGGTGACCCGCGACCAGGTGGTGCGGACCGCCACCGAGATCGCCGACGCCGAGGGGTTACCGGGATTGAGCATGCGGCGCATCGCCACCGAACTGGATGTGCCCACCATGTCGCTGTACCGGCAGGTCCGCGGCAAGGAGCAGCTTCTGCTGCTGATGGCGGATGCCGCTTTCGCAGCCCATCGTCTGCCCCGCACGTTCCCCGTCGGGTGGCGCGCCCAACTGGAGTTGCTCTGCCGGCTCCAGTGGTCGATCTACCGGCGGCACCCCTGGCTGGCTCAGGTGATCTCGGTGACCCGTCCACTGATGGCGCCGCACGCCGTCGCGCACACCGAGTGGGCTCTTCGCGCTCTCGCTGGGCACGGGCTGGACGAGCACGATCTGCTGCACCTGGTGGCGGTCCTGGCCAACCACGTACGCGGCACTGCGGTGAACCTGCAGCAGGGAGCCGAGGCGGAGCAGGACACCGGCCTGACCGACGACGAGTGGATGGTGGCCCACGCCGAGGTGTTGGCCGGGCTGCTCACCGCTGGCGAGTTTCCGCACCTGGCGCGGCTGTCCCGGTCGGAGATCGACCTCAACGTCGACAGCCTCTTCGAGTTCGGCCTGGAGCGCCTGCTCGACGGGGTGGCAGAGCTTCTTGAACAATGA
- a CDS encoding DMT family transporter, which translates to MTADITPDKAPARAWLPGFIALAAIWGSSFLFIKIGVAELHPVQLTLYRVVAGALTLLVVLAVLRDRLPREPRVWAHLTVVAAFGVAVPFTLFGYGEQRVESMLAGIWNATTPLIVLPLAVLVFRTERLTARRGVGLGLGFLGVLVVLGVWEGIGGAHFTGQLMCFGAAACYGVAIPYQKRFVAGSAYSGLSLSAAQLLLAAGQLAIVTPFVAGLPPLPTELSLGVVASVLTLGALGTGLAFVINMRNIRLAGASTASTVTYLIPIFAVLIGAVALDERLNWHQPVGALIVLLGVAVAQGLFGRRKPRPVVGVGAPAAPAAEPAGR; encoded by the coding sequence GTGACTGCCGACATCACTCCTGACAAGGCACCGGCTCGCGCCTGGCTGCCGGGCTTCATCGCCCTCGCCGCGATCTGGGGTTCCAGCTTCCTGTTCATCAAGATCGGGGTGGCCGAGCTGCACCCGGTCCAGCTCACTCTCTACCGGGTCGTCGCCGGCGCGCTGACCCTGCTGGTCGTCCTCGCCGTGCTCCGCGACCGGCTGCCCCGCGAGCCCCGGGTCTGGGCGCACCTGACTGTCGTCGCCGCGTTCGGTGTGGCTGTGCCGTTCACCCTGTTCGGCTACGGCGAGCAGCGGGTCGAGTCGATGCTGGCGGGCATCTGGAACGCGACCACGCCTCTGATCGTGCTGCCGCTGGCGGTGCTGGTCTTCCGCACCGAGCGGTTGACCGCGCGTCGCGGGGTCGGGCTCGGGCTGGGCTTCCTCGGGGTGCTGGTGGTGCTGGGGGTCTGGGAGGGCATCGGCGGGGCGCACTTCACCGGGCAACTGATGTGCTTCGGCGCGGCTGCCTGCTACGGCGTCGCCATCCCGTACCAGAAGAGGTTCGTCGCCGGCAGCGCGTACTCCGGCCTGTCGCTCTCCGCCGCGCAGCTTCTGCTCGCCGCCGGGCAACTGGCCATCGTCACCCCGTTCGTCGCCGGCCTGCCGCCGCTGCCCACCGAGTTGTCGCTCGGGGTGGTGGCCAGCGTGCTGACTCTCGGCGCGCTCGGCACGGGCCTCGCTTTCGTCATCAACATGCGCAACATCCGGTTGGCCGGCGCGAGTACCGCGTCCACCGTCACGTACCTGATCCCGATCTTCGCGGTGCTGATCGGAGCCGTGGCGCTCGACGAGCGACTCAACTGGCACCAACCGGTCGGCGCGCTCATCGTGCTGTTGGGGGTCGCGGTCGCGCAGGGTCTGTTCGGTCGTCGGAAGCCCCGCCCGGTGGTCGGGGTCGGCGCACCCGCCGCACCCGCCGCCGAGCCTGCCGGCCGCTGA